One Dictyostelium discoideum AX4 chromosome 3 chromosome, whole genome shotgun sequence genomic region harbors:
- a CDS encoding transcription factor E2F/dimerisation partner family protein (Similar to TDP), with amino-acid sequence MDIGLITNKEDDEENDLSIKSPYSTTKNQNNNKTKDEIIKKDFISNINYSNNNIYSNIYNNIFNNIFNKFNTNNNNNNTTNNNPNNNNNNNNNNPNYNNNNPNYNNNDNNPNNNNNNNNNNNNNNNNNNNNKNYINNKNYINNNNINYINNNNNNNNNNNNNNNNNNNNNNNNNNNNNNNNNTSNNTSFNKQNNYNNNNYNSNSSSRSNNSNNNNNNNNNDDNIYNNGKNYIPNNGIINNHSNNDINNSYNNNNNIQNYYYKKNNNENKKKNNDNENNNYPNFNNNNNYNNYNNNDNIINNNNNNNNNNINNNINNNINNINNINNNNNKIIRQHPYINNENQQKHQKKIQHQENSNFEQLEKPEQLSHNSESSKTTILNENNSYLKNDKIMLSPTQQQQQQQQQQQQQQQQQYLISSSKYGYNNQNNNNNNGNSNQESILEKKKKIRKTRYFENEYQKLHESNIKNINNNNSNNNNNNNNNNNNNNNNNIYNEEELSLNTSSPIQSQSQYQVIYPHQQCPSSPTSSSTSTSSTTSSSSSSSSSSSSSSSSSTSSTSTITTTTTITTQSTFQNQIQLPQPSPYNQFTATFINSSNGFIKKKEKDAKKQIKVVTTLLIQHLISNNVTKFNVRLIESLLNVDFFKLKEILDIMECSKLVRNDKCNNYVWLGLDNPEFLNFALSTFHSKINFITKNSEFFCDNCKLNSENGVILNSPILQFSNVSPTLLSPSSSTSSETTTSTSTTTNNTSTTTISPSSNVSVNNSYSLVNMSDLYNGGSGGGSSGGGGSGGGVNNNNNVQNNINSGRKFRYKETELSTTVSQFLKLLLSDKCLTIHDVCFNFNPNIEKTHDNYISLRNSAKIKRCYDIANVFEAINLVQKSKSVEETRTQNYKWIGTTVLTNEYCQNNCPYILQENYIQQQQQLQLQQQQNQPKPPR; translated from the coding sequence atggATATAGgattaataacaaataaagaaGATGACGAAGAAAATGatctttcaattaaatcaccatactcaacaacaaaaaaccaaaataataacaaaaccAAAGAtgagataataaaaaaagattttattagtaatattaattatagtaataataatatttatagtaatatttataataatatttttaataatatatttaataaatttaataccaataataataataataatactactaataataatccaaataataataataataataataataataatccaaattataataataataatccaaattataataataacgataataatccaaataataataataataataataataataataataataataataataataataataataataaaaattatattaataataaaaattatattaataataataatataaattatattaataataataataataataataataataataataataataataataataataataataataataataataataataataataataataataataataataccagtAATAATACCagttttaataaacaaaataattataataataataattataattccaatagtagtagtagaagtaataatagtaataataataataataataataataatgatgataatatttataataatggtaaaaattatattccAAATAATGGCATCATAAATAATCATAGCaataatgatataaataattcctataataataataataatatacagaattattactataaaaaaaataataatgaaaataaaaagaagaataatgataatgaaaataataattatcccaactttaataataataataattataataattataataataatgataatataataaacaataataataataataataataataatattaataataatattaataataatattaataatattaataatattaataataataataataaaataatccgACAACATCCTTacattaataatgaaaatcaacaaaaacacCAAAAGAAAATTCAACACCAAGAAAATTCTAATTTTGAACAACTTGAAAAACCTGAACAACTTTCACATAATAGTGAAAGTAGTAaaacaacaattttaaaCGAAAATAAcagttatttaaaaaatgataaaataatgTTATCTCctactcaacaacaacaacaacaacaacaacaacaacaacaacaacaacaacaacaatatttaatttcaagtAGTAAATATGGTtacaataatcaaaataataataataataatggaaatagTAACCAAGAATCTATTttagagaaaaaaaagaaaattaggAAAACaagatattttgaaaatgaatatcAAAAACTACATGaaagtaatattaaaaatataaataataataatagcaataataataataataataataataataataataataataataataataatatttataatgaagaagaattatcattaaatacatcatcaccaatacAGAGTCAATCCCAATATCAAGTAATTTATCCACATCAACAATgtccatcatcaccaacatcatcttcaacatcaacatcatcaaccacatcatcatcatcatcatcatcatcatcatcatcatcatcatcgtcatcatcaacatcatcaacatcaacaataacaacaacaacaacaataacaacacaaagtacatttcaaaatcaaattcaattaccaCAACCATCACCATATAATCAATTTACAGCAACATTTATAAATAGTTCAAATGGATTcattaaaaagaaagaaaaagatgcaaaaaaacaaattaaagtGGTTACAACTTTACTAattcaacatttaatttcaaataatgtaACTAAATTTAATGTACGTTTAATTGaaagtttattaaatgttgatttctttaaattaaaagaaatattagATATTATGGAATGTTCAAAATTGGTTAGAAATGATAAATGTAATAATTATGTTTGGTTAGGTTTAGATAATCCTGAATTTCTAAATTTCGCTTTATCAACTTTTCactcaaaaattaatttcattactaAAAATTCTGAATTTTTCTGTGacaattgtaaattaaattctgAAAATGgtgtaatattaaattctcctattttacaattttcaaatgTATCTCCAActttattatcaccatcatcatcaacatcatcagaaacaacaacatcaacatctaCAACTACCAATAATACTagtacaacaacaatttcaccatcatcaaatgTTAGTGTAAATAATTCATATAGTCTTGTAAATATGAGTGATCTTTAtaatggtggtagtggtggtggtagtagtggtggtggtggtagtggtggtggtgttaataataataacaatgtacagaataatattaatagtggAAGAAAATTTAGATATAAAGAAACAGAATTATCAACAACTGTTTcacaatttttgaaattacttTTATCTGATAAATGTTTAACAATACATGatgtttgttttaattttaatccaaatattgaaaaaactcATGATAATTATATATCATTAAGAAATAGtgcaaaaattaaaagatgttATGATATTGCAAATGTTTTTGAAGCAATTAATTTAGTTCAAAAGTCAAAATCTGTTGAAGAAACTAGAActcaaaattataaatggATTGGAACAACTGTTTTAACGAATGAATATTGTCAAAATAATTGTCCATATATTTTACAAGAAAATTATatacaacagcaacaacaattacaattacaacaacaacaaaatcaaccaaAACCACCTcgatag